The genomic segment gtggccttggaccccactgaagttcctgtcctccacaggctccatcctcacatcttcaggaatttcccaacctggatttggcaaccctgcccGCCTCCCTACCAGTGGTCTTTCCTGGCACCTCTTttgtaatattgttgttgttgttattttattattttaacattgTCTgagaggtctatgtggtacagagaaccattACCGGCATTCAAAGTTATGAAGTATTTATTTGATAGAAATTTATCATAAGCGAATTTTTAGCACAGCACCTGATGGAGCAAGAGATTCAAAAAGAACTGGGTAAAACGCAAAACATGTATAGAGGGACACTCCATACATGTCCTACCAGATTTTTAAgtataggacaggctccttaaCTTAGGAAATTACAGATCTCTATAGACTTCAGTTGAAGTCTACTTCATCTCTCCAGGAGAGCATATGGTCAATGGCTAACTACTCTAGACCTCAAGAGATCTCTCTGCCTGTTTCTCCACCCCCTGACTCAGTCaggccagggctgaatctgcacatttattgcaatcccaggtcgattcagtccctgccatctccactgaatgctatttccattctgattttgtctgatttaaattttccctctgcaacaagcatgattgatctggagtgaccctacctttatcctgcaatatcctagagtggatataaccctcaatcggattgagaaagaatgagaaagcatgcagagctctgcctgtttcgaatttgttcctaaactccatggtagagaagccctgattggccaagtttcagttcctcgttcccaggctgcaagcttaccttaaaagggaagccctaacttttctcagcagaagctccagaagcctaaacttctctcagtagagatttgcctcttggttttttctccctcctctactgtctccaattctcccccaccccttcaagaaaagaaagaggttcctgctgcgcttggctccccactccccttctgagcttccctaatcaagtgcagaacacttttctgtttcaatggggggggaggaagacccgagttcaaatcgatctggattcagcaggatccacaatggaataaacaaagtaagtgcagattcagcccaggtcagaTCTTCCTGAAGACTCCCTAGTATTTCATTCCTCCACATCTGTCTCTTGCTTGGAGAAGGTGGGGCTTGACCATCCCATTGTCTTTAGCTAGACCTTTTGGTATTTCTTAAGAAGTCGCTGAGGACAGTCTGGAAAGCCTTTGACTAACTCCCTCATCCCTTCCTAGGGGGGAAAAACTTATTAAAATGCTCAATtcaaacctccacagaaaaactGCATTTCTTCACATCCCTGGAAAGATTTGAGTACATCACATAATTGGAACTCACACTTATCAACCTCCTTCAAAAGGGCTATGCATGTAACAGCTTCTGTTACGTGCAAAGTGGAAAGAAAGCCATGAGTTCCTCTGCCTTCAccaggaggtagggttgccaaaacCAGATGGGGAAATTCCCACAGGTGTGGAAGCAGTGTCTGTGgacaattagggatgccagtccctaagtaggacctggggatcacctggaattagacctcatctccaggctaaagaaatcacttcctctggagaaaagggccgctttggaggctggactctatggtattgtgcaTAGCTGAGGGTCCCTGTCCCGCCCTCCCCCCaactccatccacaaatctccagtagcttcccatcctggatctggcaaccacatcctccccatcctctgcctgtggccggggggggggggacctgacaactctatggagggtggagtttgaggaggggaagaagatcaGTAGAGAACATGATGCCGTGGGACCCATCCTCCAAGGGTGCCATTTCatgcaggggagctgatctctgaagTCGGAAGATGAGTTGTAGTTCTGAGAGAGCTTCAGgctccaccaggaggttggcaaccctactagtcCAATAAGCACATGCCCTCGGCCTTTGAGCAGAAAAGAGCTTCTCTAGGCCATTGCATATAGGGAGGGGGTGAGGAAGGTGCTGGTAATGCCTGGAAAAtctcatttcattgtatctgaggaagtgtgcatgaacccaaaagcttatacccagaattttggttttgacctttaatggCCTGGtctcagtgtatctgagagaccattcaactccctatgcccctcagAGAGCTCTTCGCTATGTGAATtctaacaggctggtgatccctagcccatGCAAAgaacacctggccttgaccagggctagggcctttttgatcctggcccctgtctagaagagctgatggccctgccagagctatcgcagttccgcagggcccgcaaagacggagctcttccgccaggtggtTGCTTGAGGCCACGGCAAggaaagtagattttcttgttctgcacaggaaaatccagctgccaaagcacattgaaagtgcattatcctatgtgtgcagaacaggccctggTTCCATGCCTCAAGGTGTTTAGTTATTCAGATGTTTGGAAATTTGACAAGGGGCCATATAGATTTTCCTTGCCGTGGCCTCAAGCAACCACCTGGTTGACCTGGTTGGGCTGAATGGGGTTAATAGAGGGCTTGGGTTTTTTTATTAGTGACTGTTGCTTTTGTGATTTTATTGCGGTTTTATTATCCTGTTGTGAACCCCTGCAAGCCGGCTGGTCCAAGAGTGATGTTCAACAAgttgaatgaacgaacgaacaaacaaaataaactttgttggtcttaaaggtgcccctcaCCTGAATGAATCCAGGTGTCAGCGTCTTTCCAGCGAACCCTCCATGGACACACGTGTGACAGCTTCAtcttgtttcctttcctttcccagtaTTCCCGCAGCTGGTGAAGCATCTGAACACAACCCTCCATGTGTTGATCATCTTCTTCCTGTGCACAGCCTTTTCTTTTGCCCTGGTCAGTTTGGGATTCTGCATCTTCAACATCATTAAAGTCCCCTCTCGGGCCATTCAAGGTCCGGCTGGCATCGCCTTGTGGAACTTCCTTGCaggtaaaacaaaaaagaaagttcCCTTTAAATTAAAAACTAACTTTCAACCATGGTCAAGCAAATGATGGACATAACAGCCGCAGCTAGTCAGACCCGCTGAATCTATTTTTGCTGATGAAGCATATTTTAGACtaccaggcgtggccaaactgtggttccccagatgtccatggactacaatccccatcaGCCCCTgacagcacatgctggcaggggctcatgggaattgtagtccatggacatctagagatccATGGTTTGGCCTCCTCTGGTTTCCTGGACCCCACTGGACGTGGGGGATTCCCCACCCCAAGCCCCACCTCCTGCTGCCAATCAGTTGGCCAAACAGGGCCTGTTACACTGGTTTTATTATTCTGCACCCATTCCTGTAAGTTGAACCCAACCTTTTTCTTCTCATTGGGATTAGCCAAGTCAGTAGGCACCAACCCAGACTTCTCATCTTAATAAGACGTTTTGGagccaaaaaaaatgtttttttggtgGGCCACCAGTTCCAGAAGTCATCTGCCGACCTGTTGGTGCAAGAGACTTCACAACCTGTCCCTCACACCCAACCAAGCCTGTAGCAGCTGAATCTGAAAACCGGCTTAGAAGGGATGGGAAATTCACCTCTGAATTTACAGGTCCTGTTTCCAAATCTCTTGCAGGGGGCTTCGCAGTCCTGGCGGCGACGAGCTTTATGGCTGCCGTCAAACTGCATCATCTCACCGAAAGGATTGCCAATTTCCGAGAAAACATCTTCCAGTTTGTTGTCCTGGAAGAGCAGTACGAAGACTCTTTTTGGCTCTGCGTAGCGAGCGCAGCAGTTCATGGGGTGAACCTGCTCTTGGTTGCCATCAGCGGGATTCGCTTCCCAACCCTGAAGACGAAGACAGAAGAAGCGAACGTTACAGCAGAAGACATCATGTATTAGCCACCGGTCCTCTTGAGCATGCCCCCGATCAGCACTGGACTGGCACGATCCTGCCCTCTGCACTATTAGGAAGTG from the Paroedura picta isolate Pp20150507F chromosome 10, Ppicta_v3.0, whole genome shotgun sequence genome contains:
- the CLRN2 gene encoding clarin-2, which encodes MPGVFKQTLFALISASSFASFLLILVAMGTPKWMTGKILCKTGAELVNATDPELVKFIGEIYYGLFGGGKMRKCGLGGRRSKFTIFPQLVKHLNTTLHVLIIFFLCTAFSFALVSLGFCIFNIIKVPSRAIQGPAGIALWNFLAGGFAVLAATSFMAAVKLHHLTERIANFRENIFQFVVLEEQYEDSFWLCVASAAVHGVNLLLVAISGIRFPTLKTKTEEANVTAEDIMY